Within Alcaligenes sp. SDU_A2, the genomic segment GTTTCGAGACCGACGACAAGCTTGGGCCATATGCCGTATTTGGCGCACCTGGCCACGAAGGCTGGCTGTCATCCACGTATCCGGCGGTGGAAATGCCGCCCCTGAATCGATACTTGGCTCGTCAATTGGTCGAGCGTAGTCCGCTGTGGCGCAAGATGCTCTCGTCGCGATTGACGCCTTTGGTGCTGACGCAGTTGCTGCAGACGCTGGAGCGTCTGTCTGATCTGATGAGCGAATTGCCCGGTGTGCGCAGCGTGGCGCTGGACCCCTTGATGGCCGGAGACAACAGCCTTTACATCCAGAGCATCAAGATCACCTTGAGCACCCAGTCCATGCTGGTCCTTCCGGAAACGGCCGGCTACAAGCATATGGCCATTCATCCGTATCCGCGCCACTTGATCGGGCGTCGTCAGTTCCAGGACGGACAGCGCTGGACCTTGCGGCCCATACGGCCTGAAGATGCCGAGGCGCTACAGACCTTCATGCGGGCGCTGTCGGACGAAACCCGTTATATGCGGTTCGTTTCCATGTTGCGCGAATTGACCCCGCGCATGCTTTCGCGCTACACCCGCATCGATTACGACCGTGAGTTGGCCCTGATTGCCACCATACGTTCGCCCAATCCGGATAACCGCAATCATCCGCGCGACGAGATCATCGGCTTTGCGCATTACCTGCGCAATGCCGATGGCCGAGGCGCGGAGTACGCACTGGTCATCGGCGATGCCTGGCAACGACGTGGGCTGGGCCTGACCCTGATGCAATCCTTGATTCAGGCCGCGGCCGAGCAAGGTCTGACCTATATCGATGGCTATGTGCTGGCATCCAATTCGCCCATGCAGGCGCTCATGAAACGCTTGGGCTTTCAGAACGACCCGGACCCCGAGGACGCCAGCATGCGGCGCGTCTGGCTGGATCTGGGCGAGACACGACGTTCCGATTGACGGTTGTGTGCATTAAGAAGCCAGGCATGTCCGGTGGGCCAGCGTTTGAATCACCCCTGCGTCTGCCCGTCGGCTAGATGCAGGCGGGACGATGGTGCTGTCGGGATGGCGTGTCCGTGCGTGCGCACAGGTGGCCGATCATCATTACCGCTACCCGAGCATGAAATGGGCGGGTGACATCAACACCAAGGGAAAGACAGATACGATGGTTTTCGGTTGCTTGTGGAAGATCGGTAGTCAGCGTGTTTTTGCTGGTCGGGCTGGCCGCCGGTGGCTGGTGGGGAGGGCAGACGTGGGATGAGCGCATCCCACGGGTCTATCAGTAAGGACAGGCCTAGCGCAGTACCGTACGCAGAAATTCGCCAATGGCGGTGATTTCGTCCGGGCAGACGGCGTGCGGCATGGGGTAGGTGTGCCATTGCACTTCGTAGCCCAGAGACTGCAGTTGTTCGCGGCTGGCCTGAGCGCGGCTGATCGGTACCACCGGGTCCAGCGTGCCGTGCGCCATAAAGATGGGCGTGCCGTTGTTGGCGGGGTGTCGCTCGGTGGCGATGGCACCGGCCAGTGGCAGGTAGCCGGACAGGCAGATCAGTCCGGCCAGGCGTTCGGGCAAGCGCAGGCCGGTTTGCAGCGTCATGGCGCTGCCTTGCGAGAATCCGGCCAGCACGATGCGTTCGGACGGAATGCCGCGCGCGTTCTCGCGGGCGATCAGGTTCTGTACCTCGGTCTGGGAGTGGCGCAGACCGTTTTCGTCCTCGTGCCGCACCAGATCGGCCATGTAAATGTCGTACCACGAACGCATGGCCATGCCGCCGTTGATGGTGACAGGCTGCACCGGCGCATGCGGGAAAATAAAGCGGATGGCCGGCGCGGTCTCCAGTCCCAGTTCGGGCACGATGGGCGCGAAGTCATGGCCATCGGCCCCCAGTCCATGCAGCCAGATCACGGCGTGCTGCGGGTTCAGGCCGGTTTCGATTTCAATGGACTCAAGCAGAGGATTCATGAGGACTCCGAAAGATCTACCAAGGTCTTGATGTACTGGTACAGGGCGCGATAGTGTTTGCGTTGCGGGTCCTGGCCGGGCATCAGTGTCTCATTTTTCTGCGACTCTTTGCGGGCGGCGCGAATCAGGGTGCGCAACTGCTGTATGTCCGCGCCCGGGAATTGGTCCATGAACTCAGTCAGCGCGTCGTCGCTGCGCAACAACAAATCGCGCAGCGCTTCGAGCCTGTGCATGGCCTGGGTCTGTTCGCGGGAACCGTTTTCCCAGATATCGAGCTGTTGCAAAATAGGCTCGGGGTCGACCTGGCGCATCAGCTTGCCCACAAAGTGGATCTGTCGGCGGCGGCCTTCGCGGGCCGTGATGCGTTTGGCGTCCTTGATGGCCGCCAGCAGGCGCTCGTCGAGCTGGAGTTGTTTGAGCCTGTCGTCGGATAGTTCGATCAGGCGTTTTCCCAGGTCCAACAGGGCATGCATTTCCCGCTTGACCTGCGATTTGCTGGGTCTGTCGTATCCGTTTTCGTCGATTTCAGTGCGTGGGCGGGACATAAAGAGTGAAAAAGATTGTCGCCAATTGGCTATGATAACCGCCTAACCCTGAAAGAGTAGCAATGAGTCAACGAACTATTTCTCAATTGGCGATCAGCGCCAACCAGTTCCAGTTCTGCGATCTGGTGGACGAAGCACTGCGTCATGCCAAGAAGCTGGGCGCCAGCGATGCAGCGGTGGATATTTCCGAGAACAAGGGTCTGGCCGTCTCGGTGCGCCAGCTCGAGCTGGAAACTGTCGAACAGACGCAGGACCGCTCTTTGGCCGTCACGGTGTTTGCCGGCCAGCGCAGCGGTTCGGCCTCGACCTCGGATTTTTCGCTCAAGGCTCTGCGCGAAACGGTGGAAGCGGCCTGGCATATCGCCCGTTACACGGCCGAAGATCCTTTTGCCGGTCTGCCCGAAACCGAGATGCTGGCGCTGGACTATCCGGATCTGCAATTGCACCACCCTTGGATGCTGGACGCCGATCAGGCATGCCGCCTGGCTATTCGCGCCGAACAGGCTGCATTGGATACCAGTCCTTTGGTCAGCAATTCCGAAGGGGCGTCGGTGGATACCCTGGAAGGGCATTTCGTCATGGGCAACAGCCGGGGTTTTTTGGGCGGCTATCCCTATAGCCGCCATTCCATCAGCGTCAGCCCCATCGTGGGCAAGGGCGATTGCATGCATCGCGACTACTGGTACAGTACCTCGCGCGATCCGCATCGGCTTTCCAGCCCTCAGGACGTGGGGCGCTATGCCGCCGAACGTACCTTGTCGCGCCTGTCGGCGCGCCGCATTCCCACGGGCCGTTATCCGGTCTTGTTCGAGGCACCGTTGGCGGTCGGCTTGCTAGGATCATTGGTGCAGGCCACCAGCGGCTCGGCGCTGTACCGCAAAATGTCGTTTCTGGTCGATTCCCTGGGCAAGTCAGTGCTGGCCAAGCATATCGATGTGGTCGAGCGTCCGCATCTGGCCGGTGCTATGGGCAGTGCGCCGTTCGACGGCGAAGGCGTGCGCACGCAGGACCGCGATGTGGTGCGCGGCGGGGAGCTGAAAGGTTATTTTCTGTCGTCGTACGCAGGGCGCAAGTTGGGCATGCCTTCCACGGGCAATGCCGGTGGTTCGCACAATCTGTTGCTGAGTTCGCGTCTGACGCGTCCCCAGGACGATTTGGATGCCATGCTGCGCAAGATGGGGCGCGGCTTGCTGGTAACCGAGCTGATCGGCCAGGGCATCAATTACCTGACCGGCGACTACTCACGCGGCGCGTTTGGCTACTGGGTTGAAAACGGCCAGATCCAGCACGCCGTGGAAGAAGTAACCATTGCCGGCAACCTGGCCGAGATGTTTACGCAGATCGTCGCCGTCGGTGCGGATACCTTTGGGCGTGGTTCCAAAAGCAGCGGTTCCATCCTGATCGAACAGATGTCGGTGGCGGGGGCCTGAGCTCCCCACCGTTTAAGCCGGTGTGCAAAAGGCCGTAAAGGGGAGCATTGCGGGATAATCCCCGTCTGGGGCTGCCCCGCTGGCTCATAGGCCAGTGTAATATCCTTAGCACAAAAAAATATTTCCCAATAATTGTCGAATGCCTACAAGGAGGTTTCCCATGCAGCGTCGCTCGTTCCTGAAGAAGGCCGGCCTTGGTGCCGTGGCCGGCAGCGCGGCCATTGCCGCTCCCGCCATTGCCCAGAGCAATCCCAAGATCAACTGGAAGCTGACATCCACCTACGGTCCGGCCACGCCGGCTCTGTTTTCCACCGCCCAGACATTCTGCAAGATGATCGAAGAGGCGACGGACGGGAACTTCAGCATCCGTCTGTACCCCGCCGGCGAGATCGTGCCCGGCTTCGGCGTTATGGATGCCGTCAGCAATGGTACGGTGGAATGCGGCCAGACCGCTTCGTACTACTATTACGGCAAAGATCCTTCCTTCAGCTTTGATACGGCCGTTCCGTTCGGTCTGAACGCCCGCCAGATGAATGCCTGGATGCAGGAAGGCAATGGCACCAAGCTGCTGCGTGAATTGTTCGCCACCCGCAACATCATCAACTTCGGCTTCGGCAACACGGGCACCCAGATGGGTGGCTGGTACCGCAAAGAAATCAACTCCCTGGAAGACCTGAAAGGCCTGAAGATGCGTACCGCCGGCTTTGCAGGCGAAGTGCTGGCCCGCATGGGCGTGGTGCCCCAGCAGGTGCCGCCGGGCGATATTTATCCATCGCTGGAAAAGGGTACGCTGGATGCCGTCGAGTTTGTCGGTCCTGTGGACGACGAAAAGCTGGGTTTCCAGAAAGTGGCCAAGTATTACTACTACCCCGGTTGGTGGGAAGGTTCGGCCCAGGTGTCTTTGTATGTGAACGACGCCGCTTTCAAGGCCTTGCCCAAGCAGTATCAGTCCCTGATCGAAACGGCCTCGCGCGCGGCTGGCGAACGCATGATCTGCCAGTACGACGCCCAGAGCCCCGCCGCTTTGCGTCGCCTGATCGCCAGCGGAGCCGTGCTCAAGGCTTTCCCGCGCGATGTCATGGACGAAGCCTTCAAGACCTCTAATGTGTTGTACAAAGAGTTCTGCGACAAGGACCCCATGTTCAAAAAGATCCATGACGATTACATGGGTTTCCGTGATGCCATCGTGCCATGGTTCCGTGTCGCCGAAGGCTCTTACGACAACTACCTGGGCATTGCCCTGGCCAACCAGAAAAAAGGCTAAGTCCCGCATGCCGCGCAACCAGCGCGGCACTTCTGGTCCCAACCCTTGCGTCCTGCCGGAAGCAAGGGTTTTTTATTGTCTGACGGTATCGCTTGGCTGGGACGCGGTTGATGACGCTCGAATGGCGGCATGCTACTGGGCCGGGAAAGGCGGCGCTGGTGTTGGTATCTTGCGCGGTTTATGAAAAACGCCGTGTGTTATCCGTTGTTTATGTTATCATAATGGGCTATTTGGCGAAAAATGCACGGGCGGAATATAACGTCTTGGCAGGGCCGGATAGGGTTGCGGATCTATGCTGGCTGCTTTGCGGCTATGGGTGGATACGCGGCGTAATGGGGCAGGCGCGTTGTCTGCCCTGTGGATTTTTTATATTTAGGAACCATCATGAAGACCTTCGTTGCCAAGCCGCATGAAGTCAAACGTGACTGGTTTGTGATCGACGCTAAAGGCAAAGTCCTTGGTCGTGTGGCCAGCGAAGTCGCACGCCGTCTGCGTGGCAAGCACAAACCCGAATACACCCCTCACGTTGATACGGGCGATTACATCATTATTATCAATGCCGCTGATATTGCCGTGACCGGCAACAAAGCGCAGGATAAGAAATACTATCGCCACTCCAACTTCCCAGGCGGTATTTACGAAACCAATTTCCAAACCATGCAAGAGCGCTTCCCCGGCCGTGCCATCGAAAAGGCCGTCAAGGGTATGTTGCCTAAAGGCCCCCTGGGCTACGCCATGGCCAAGAAACTGAAGGTTTACGCTGGTGCAGAGCATCCTCATACTGCGCAACAGCCTAAAACTCTGGACATCTAAGGATAGGTCATGATCGGTAACTGGAATTACGGTACGGGCCGTCGCAAGACCTCCGTCGCTCGTGTCTTCATCAAGAAGGGTTCGGGCCAAATCGTGGTCAACGGCAAGCCTGTTGACGAATACTTCGCTCGTGAAACGGGTCGCATGATCGTGCGTCAGCCTCTGGTGCTGACCAATCATTCCGAGTCGTTCGACATCAAGATCAACGTGCATGGCGGCGGCGAAAGCGGCCAGGCCGGTGCTGCC encodes:
- a CDS encoding alpha/beta hydrolase, translating into MNPLLESIEIETGLNPQHAVIWLHGLGADGHDFAPIVPELGLETAPAIRFIFPHAPVQPVTINGGMAMRSWYDIYMADLVRHEDENGLRHSQTEVQNLIARENARGIPSERIVLAGFSQGSAMTLQTGLRLPERLAGLICLSGYLPLAGAIATERHPANNGTPIFMAHGTLDPVVPISRAQASREQLQSLGYEVQWHTYPMPHAVCPDEITAIGEFLRTVLR
- the yjgA gene encoding ribosome biogenesis factor YjgA, with product MSRPRTEIDENGYDRPSKSQVKREMHALLDLGKRLIELSDDRLKQLQLDERLLAAIKDAKRITAREGRRRQIHFVGKLMRQVDPEPILQQLDIWENGSREQTQAMHRLEALRDLLLRSDDALTEFMDQFPGADIQQLRTLIRAARKESQKNETLMPGQDPQRKHYRALYQYIKTLVDLSESS
- the pmbA gene encoding metalloprotease PmbA: MSQRTISQLAISANQFQFCDLVDEALRHAKKLGASDAAVDISENKGLAVSVRQLELETVEQTQDRSLAVTVFAGQRSGSASTSDFSLKALRETVEAAWHIARYTAEDPFAGLPETEMLALDYPDLQLHHPWMLDADQACRLAIRAEQAALDTSPLVSNSEGASVDTLEGHFVMGNSRGFLGGYPYSRHSISVSPIVGKGDCMHRDYWYSTSRDPHRLSSPQDVGRYAAERTLSRLSARRIPTGRYPVLFEAPLAVGLLGSLVQATSGSALYRKMSFLVDSLGKSVLAKHIDVVERPHLAGAMGSAPFDGEGVRTQDRDVVRGGELKGYFLSSYAGRKLGMPSTGNAGGSHNLLLSSRLTRPQDDLDAMLRKMGRGLLVTELIGQGINYLTGDYSRGAFGYWVENGQIQHAVEEVTIAGNLAEMFTQIVAVGADTFGRGSKSSGSILIEQMSVAGA
- a CDS encoding TRAP transporter substrate-binding protein → MQRRSFLKKAGLGAVAGSAAIAAPAIAQSNPKINWKLTSTYGPATPALFSTAQTFCKMIEEATDGNFSIRLYPAGEIVPGFGVMDAVSNGTVECGQTASYYYYGKDPSFSFDTAVPFGLNARQMNAWMQEGNGTKLLRELFATRNIINFGFGNTGTQMGGWYRKEINSLEDLKGLKMRTAGFAGEVLARMGVVPQQVPPGDIYPSLEKGTLDAVEFVGPVDDEKLGFQKVAKYYYYPGWWEGSAQVSLYVNDAAFKALPKQYQSLIETASRAAGERMICQYDAQSPAALRRLIASGAVLKAFPRDVMDEAFKTSNVLYKEFCDKDPMFKKIHDDYMGFRDAIVPWFRVAEGSYDNYLGIALANQKKG
- the rplM gene encoding 50S ribosomal protein L13, encoding MKTFVAKPHEVKRDWFVIDAKGKVLGRVASEVARRLRGKHKPEYTPHVDTGDYIIIINAADIAVTGNKAQDKKYYRHSNFPGGIYETNFQTMQERFPGRAIEKAVKGMLPKGPLGYAMAKKLKVYAGAEHPHTAQQPKTLDI
- the rpsI gene encoding 30S ribosomal protein S9 produces the protein MIGNWNYGTGRRKTSVARVFIKKGSGQIVVNGKPVDEYFARETGRMIVRQPLVLTNHSESFDIKINVHGGGESGQAGAARHGITRALIDYDESLKSALKQAGLVTRDAREVERKKVGFHKARRRKQFSKR